The Mycolicibacterium flavescens genomic interval GCCGCATGCTGCGGACGGACTCGACCGTCGACCTGATGTCGCGGTACGGCGACTACCGCGGCATTGCCCGCGGTCGGCTGATCGATGTACTGGCCGAGGCGGGCTGCCCGGTGACGTACGACTCGGTGGTCACCGACCTGGCGGAGACGTCGGCGGGTGTCGACGTCCGCGTGAGGAGCCAAGGCGCCGATCACCGCTTGCATTTCGATCTCGTCGTGATCGCCGACGGAATGCACTCGAAGTCACGCGATTTCGTGTTCGAGGGGCAATCGGTGCAGTGGGAGGACACCGGCTGGGGCGGCTGGGTGGTGTGGGCGCCCGACGAAGGCGACTCCGATCTCGGTGAGGAGTTGTGGGGAGCGGGCGGCATGGTCGCGATGTATCCGGTGGCCGATGCGCTCGGGGTGTTCCTCGGCGGGCCGCGTGAGGACACCGCGGCAGGTCCCGCGCCCTTCGTCACGGCGATGCGCCGTGGCCTCAAGACCGTCAACCCCAGACTGGACCGCGCGATGGCCGCCGTCGCCACCGATCCGGCTCCCTACTACTGGTCGTTGACCGACTGCCGCGCCCCGCGCTGGACGACCGAGCACACCGTTCTGCTCGGTGACGCGGCGGCCGGGTTTCTGCCGACCGCCGGCGTGGGTGCGGGCATGGCGATGGAGTCGGCGTGGGTGCTCAGCCGCGTGCTCCGCCATGCGCCCCGCATCGCACTCGGTGAGCTGCTGCGCGCCTACGAACGCGGACAACGTCCCCGCATCGAGGCGGCCCAGGACAACTCGCGCCAACTCGCCAAGGTGATGTTCCGCCGCAGCCGGTCGCTCGCCGTCGCCCGCGAGCTCGCGATGCGCGTGATGAGCGTCGAACGCGCGCTGCGGCCGATCCAGCGCCTCCTGCAACAGCAGCCCGACCCGGAAGCGCTGGTGGACGCGGTACGGGGAACGTCCATGCGCTCAAATGCGTTGTGATTGCTATGCGTCTCTCAGTCCTTGATCTCGTACCGGTGCGCACCGACCAGTCGACCTCCGATGCGCTGGCAGCGTCGACGCGGCTCGCGCAGACCGCCGACCGCCTCGGCTACACCCGCTTCTGGGTCGCCGAGCACCACAACATGCCCTCGGTGGCGGCCACCAGCCCACCGGTGCTCATTGCGCACCTCGCTGCGCACACCGAACACATCCGGGTCGGATCCGGCGGGGTGATGCTGCCGAATCACGCGCCGCTGGCCGTCGCCGAGCAGTTCGCACTCTTGGAGGCGGCCCACCCTGGACGCATCGACCTCGGCATCGGCCGCGCGCCGGGCTCGGACCCGGTGACGTCGATGGCGCTGCGCGGTGCCGCCGGTCGCGACGATCGTGACATTGAGGCCTTCCCCGACTACCTCGACGACGTGGTCGCTTTGATGAGTGCGCGCGGCGTGCGCGTGCCGATTCCGAATCAGCGTTACGTCCTCAAGGCGACACCCGCTGCGGTGAGCGAACCGAAGCTGTGGCTTCTGGGGTCGTCGATGTATTCGGCGCACTTGGCCGCCGCGAAGGGACTGCCGTACGTGTTCGCCCACCACTTCTCGGGCCAGGGCACCGCGGAGGCGCTGGAGGTGTACCGCTCGGAGTTCCGGACCAGTGAGCTGGCGCCCGAACCCGTCACCTTCCTCACGGTCAACGCGGTCGTCGCCGAAACACGTGAGGAGGCAGAGGCTTTGGCGTTGCCCAACCTTCAGATGATGGCGCGGCTGCGCACCGGTCAACCGTTGGGTCCGTTGGATCTCGTCGAGGACGCCCAACAGCAGGAGCTCACACCGCAGGCGCAGCGCATCGCCGAAGCCTCCTTCGGGCGCGCTGTCGTCGGGGATCCGACCGAGGCGGCCGAGCAGGTGCGTGCGCTGGCCGACCGGTTCGGTGTCGATGAGGTCATGGTCAACCCGGTGGCTTCGGCCCGCCGCGGCACCGACCCGGCGACCGCGCCAGCGCGCGACAACACGCTGGAACTGCTGGCCAAAGAGTTGTTCTAGGCCGGCGTCAACCGGCGGGCCGGTTATCAGGCGTCAACCGGCGGGCCGGTTATCAGGCGTCAGCCGGCGGGCCGGTTATCAGGCGTCAACCGGCGGGCCGGTTATCAGGCTTCAGCCTGACCACCGGGATCGGACGTGACGTCCGCTTCTGATAGCCGATGTAGCGGTCCTTGTTGCCGCGCATCTCGTTGACGATCTTCCACAGTCGCGGGAAGTCGGGATCATCGTGAGTGACGGGGGTCGCGGTGACCTTGATCCGCTTCGGGCCGACGTTGATCTCGACGTTCGGATCGGCCTTGAGGTTGTGATACCACCCGGGCGCTTTCGGTTCGCCTCCCTTGGACGCGACCACCAGATAGTCGTCTCCGTCGCGGGTATAGGCGAGCGAATTGGACCGCTGCAAACCGGTTTTCGCGCCGACCGTGTGCAGGATCAGCATCGACGGTGCGCCAGGGACTGTGTGGCCGATGCGGCCGTTGGTGCCCTTGTAGATCTTGTCGTGCAGCAACAGCATCGGGTAACCGATGTACTTCTCGTACCAGGGCATGCTCATGGGCTCAGTCTTGCGCAGCCGAGTCGAGTTCCGCCAGCGCCTCGCGCAGCAGCCGTCCCGACTCCTCACGGTCCGGGTCGCGGCGAAGGAGCATGTTCTTGGCGAACGAGAGCTTGTCGCCCTGCTGTCGCGGCAGCACGTGCAGATGGATGTGGAACACCGTCTGAAACGCGGCCTTGCCGTCGTTGATCACCACGTTGTTGCCGTCGGCGTGCAAACCGGACCGGCGTGCGGCACGCGCGATCCGCTGGCCCACCCGCGCCAAGGTGGCGACGGTCTCCGGCGGCGTGTCGGTCAGGTCCACCGTGTGCCGCTTCGGGATCACCAGCGTGTGTCCGCGGCTGAACGGGCGGATGTCGAGGATGGCGAGGACGTCGTCGTCTTCGTAGATGCGGATGGCCGGGGCCTCGCCGGCGACGATGGCGCAGAACACACAGGACATGCCGCCACGGTAGCGCTCAGCCCGCGACGTTCTCGTTCGCCCATGCGGCCAACCGCCGATCTCGCTCCTCACCAGAGATGTCCTCGACGCGTGTCATCACCGACCAGCGAGTGCCGAACGGGTCGACGATCGACGCGAACCGGTCGCCGGTGACGAACGTCTGCGCCGGTTCTCGCACGACGGCTCCGGCCTGTTCGGCCCTCGACACGACCGCGTCGACGTCCTCGCAGTACAGCCCGATCGAATACGTGGCAGGTCCGGATGGGTCCGGCGCGGCGATCTGGTACGCCTCGGCGGGATCGCCGAGTTGCAGGCGGCCGTTGCCGAAGTCGAGTTCGGCGTGCGCCACGGTGCCGTTCGGACCGTCCATACGGTCGACCAGCGTGGCGCCGAACACCGAGGTGTAGAAGTCGATCGCGGCCGCGGCGCCGTCGAGGCAGAGGAAGGGGGTCAGGCTGGTGTAGCCCTCGGGCATCTTGTTGACGGTCATGGTCGCCACTTTGGATGCCCCATGCCCCGGGGTTATTGGAATTTCGCGACAGTCCGAATGCCTCGGGCATGGCGACGTTTCGTAGCCTCGATCCCATGTGCGATGGCGGAACGTCGGTACATGCGAAGCCCGTGCGCGGTGTCGTCGGGCGCGCCGCGAGCGCCTCGGTATTCGACCTCGACCGCTGGGCTCCTTCGCGCCGAGCGGCTCCGTTCGTTGAGCACTTCTGGTCGGTTCAGTGGGATCTCGCTGACGAAGAGCCGTTCACCAGCACGGTGATCACATTTCCGTCGGTGCACATCACTCATGAATGGGGCAGTGACAAAGCGCGCCACGGCTTTGCGTTACCGAACAATTTGGTGCACGGCGTCGTGGACCGCGTGTTCGAGACGACCATCGGCGGACGCGGCGCAGTGGTGGGCGCGCGATTCCACCCCGGAGGCTTCACCGCGCGCTTCGATCGCGACGCGTCGACCCTGACCGGACGAGTGGCGCCGGTGGACGATGGTCTCTTCGGCTCGGTGGTCGATCTCCACGACGATGTGGCATCGGCCGCCCTGCGCCTCGACGATTTGATCGCGGCACACAGCGGTGGACTCGACGAGACCTACTTGGCCCTCCGCGATCTGGTCGACCGGATCAGTGACGACGATCAGCTGCACCGGGTGGAACAGGTGATGCACCTGTCGCCGTGGAGCACGCGCACCACACAACGGGTCTTCCGCCGGTATGTCGGCGTGCCGGTCAAGTGGGTGCTGTGCCGCTACCGACTGCAGCAGGCGGCGCTCGAGATCGAGACGAACCCGGGCGTGGACTTCGCCGACCTCGCCGTGCGCCTCGGGTGGTACGACCAAGCGCATTTCATCAACGATTTCCGGACGATGCTGGGTGCTACACCCGGTGAATACGCCGACCGACACCGGGTCTGAGCGGCTACGCTGCGGCCGTGGACACCAGCGAGCTTGTCTTCGCAGGCGCCGCTGAGCAGGCGCGGTTGCTCGCGTCCGGCGTCATCACCGCTCCGGAATTGCTCGGCCACTATCTCGAGCGGATCGCTCGACTCGACACCACGCTTCGCTCGTACCGCGTGGTGCTCGAAGCCGGCGCACGACGCGAAGCGGACGCCGCGCAACGGCGGCTTGACGCGGGGGAGCGGGCGCCATTGTTGGGCGTGCCGATAGCGATCAAGGACGACGTCGACATCGAGGGTGAGACGACGACCTACGGCAGCGCCGCACACGGGCCCGCCAAGACCCGCGACGCGGACGTGGTGCAGCGGCTACGCGACGCGGGCGCGGTGATCATCGGCAAGACCACGGTGCCGGAGCTGATGCTGTGGCCGTTCACCGAGACGGTGACGTTCGGCGCGACCCGCAACCCGTGGAACGTCGACTTCGCGCCCGGCGGAAGCAGCGGCGGAAGTGGCGCGGCGGTGGCCGCGGGTCTGGCGCCGATCGCGCTCGGTTCCGACGGAATGGGCTCCATCCGCATTCCGGCGACGTGGTGCGGACTGTTCGGCCTCAAACCGCAACGAGACCGGGTGCCCATCGCGCCGCACGACGACGCGTGGAACGGCCTCAGCGTCAACGGCCCGATCACCAGAACGGTGGAGGACGCGGCGCTGTTCTTGGAGGCGACGACGGGGGAATCCGGATTCGTCGCGGCCGCCTCCGCAGAACCTCGACGCCTCCGAATTGCGTTGAGCGACAAGCTTCCTCCGCTGCTGACGAGCCGGGTGGGACATGCGCAGCGCGCGGCGCTGAAGGAGTCGGGTGAGCTGCTGCGGGAACTCGGTCACGAGGTGGTCGACCGCGACCCGGATTACCCGGCATCGGTGATGATCGACCAGGCACTGCCGCGGTATTTCAGGGGCTGCTACGACGACGTCCAGACGCTGCCCCATCCGGAGCGGCTGGACGCCAGGACACGCAGCTTCGCACGGGTCGGCGGAATGATCTCCGATCGGAGGATGGCGGCCATCCGCGACGCGGAAGCCCGTACCGCCGACCGGATTCAGTCCATTTTCGACGACGTGGACGTGGTGCTCACCCCGGGGACGGCAAGGGGCCCCTCGCGCATCGGGGCGTATCAGCGCCGGGGGATGCTGTCGACGCTGTTGTCGGTGGCCTCGCGAGTGCCGTTCCAGGCGTTGTTCAACGTGACGGGTCAGCCGGCGGCGGTGGTGCCGTGGGGTTTCGACGGTGCCGGCGTACCGACGTCCGTGCAGTTGGTGGGCAGGCCCTTCGATGAGGCGACGCTGCTGTCGCTCGCCGGGCAGATCGAGCGCGTACGCCCGTGGGCGCACCGGCGTCCGCCCGTGTCCTAAGTCGCCGCCTCGGAAAGGGCTTCGCGCCAGATCGTGAGCTTGTCGGCGAATGGCATGGTCTGCGCCGGGCTTGTCGACGGCAGTCGTCGGTACCGCAGATCGCTTGCGACGCGGACGAGCCGCGTGAAGTTTCTCTCGGCCGCCGCACCGTTGAACAGCACCACTTCGATGCCGCGGTGTTCATCGAAGAAGCGCTGAAAATCGTTCGGCACCATGCTTTCCAGCCTCACCGCGGAGTCGAGGCTGCCCTCGCGCTGACAGGAGTGCAAGACGTCCCAAGCGGCGATCCCGTGAGCCGTCAGTCCAGTGCAACGCTGCTCGTACGGCGCGTCGGCCGCGAACCCGAAGACGTCGCCCATGACGCCAGAAGGCATTGCGTGGGTTGTCGTAATACCGCTGGGCGGCGAGCGAGATGACGCTGGGCATATTGCCCAGGATCAAGGTGTGCGCATCAACGCCGACAATCGGCGGCAACCCGTACAGCACCGGTGAACCCATCCCTCGACTATCGCACGCGGTATACGTTGGGCCGGTGGCCGATGACTTCGACGTCGAAGGGTCCGGTCTGCTCGACGGGCTCGAAGGTGACGAGCGCGCCGAGCGCGCCGAGCTGGTCGAGTGGTTGGTGAGCAAAGGCATCGACGTCGAGGTGATCCGAGACGCGTTCCTGCCGATGCTGCTCGGCGCGCGTCAGGCGCTCGGCGACGACGGGGTCTACGTCTCCGCGCGCGAAACCAGCGAGAAGACCGGCATCGATCTCGAACTGCTGCAGCGTATTCAACGCGCGATGGGACTGCCCACAGTCGATGACCCCGACGCCAAGGTCCATCTGCGTGCCGATGCCGAAGCCGCGGCGTACGGTCAACGTTTCATCGAGATCGGAATCCTGCCCGACCAGATCATCCAGATCACGCGCGTGCTCGCAG includes:
- the nahG gene encoding FAD-dependent oxidoreductase, translating into MLSPRSLEEQYQQATADELRILVVGAGIAGVTVAQLLRGDGRHPVLIERAESAPAQGYMLALMPMVDAALDDLAVRDAYRAASVPLKRYAVHGHTGRMLRTDSTVDLMSRYGDYRGIARGRLIDVLAEAGCPVTYDSVVTDLAETSAGVDVRVRSQGADHRLHFDLVVIADGMHSKSRDFVFEGQSVQWEDTGWGGWVVWAPDEGDSDLGEELWGAGGMVAMYPVADALGVFLGGPREDTAAGPAPFVTAMRRGLKTVNPRLDRAMAAVATDPAPYYWSLTDCRAPRWTTEHTVLLGDAAAGFLPTAGVGAGMAMESAWVLSRVLRHAPRIALGELLRAYERGQRPRIEAAQDNSRQLAKVMFRRSRSLAVARELAMRVMSVERALRPIQRLLQQQPDPEALVDAVRGTSMRSNAL
- the limB_2 gene encoding luciferase family oxidoreductase; protein product: MRLSVLDLVPVRTDQSTSDALAASTRLAQTADRLGYTRFWVAEHHNMPSVAATSPPVLIAHLAAHTEHIRVGSGGVMLPNHAPLAVAEQFALLEAAHPGRIDLGIGRAPGSDPVTSMALRGAAGRDDRDIEAFPDYLDDVVALMSARGVRVPIPNQRYVLKATPAAVSEPKLWLLGSSMYSAHLAAAKGLPYVFAHHFSGQGTAEALEVYRSEFRTSELAPEPVTFLTVNAVVAETREEAEALALPNLQMMARLRTGQPLGPLDLVEDAQQQELTPQAQRIAEASFGRAVVGDPTEAAEQVRALADRFGVDEVMVNPVASARRGTDPATAPARDNTLELLAKELF
- the ddn_3 gene encoding deazaflavin-dependent nitroreductase family protein; translated protein: MPWYEKYIGYPMLLLHDKIYKGTNGRIGHTVPGAPSMLILHTVGAKTGLQRSNSLAYTRDGDDYLVVASKGGEPKAPGWYHNLKADPNVEINVGPKRIKVTATPVTHDDPDFPRLWKIVNEMRGNKDRYIGYQKRTSRPIPVVRLKPDNRPAG
- the hit_2 gene encoding HIT family hydrolase, diadenosine tetraphosphate hydrolase → MSCVFCAIVAGEAPAIRIYEDDDVLAILDIRPFSRGHTLVIPKRHTVDLTDTPPETVATLARVGQRIARAARRSGLHADGNNVVINDGKAAFQTVFHIHLHVLPRQQGDKLSFAKNMLLRRDPDREESGRLLREALAELDSAAQD
- a CDS encoding glyoxalase/bleomycin resistance protein/dioxygenase, with the protein product MTVNKMPEGYTSLTPFLCLDGAAAAIDFYTSVFGATLVDRMDGPNGTVAHAELDFGNGRLQLGDPAEAYQIAAPDPSGPATYSIGLYCEDVDAVVSRAEQAGAVVREPAQTFVTGDRFASIVDPFGTRWSVMTRVEDISGEERDRRLAAWANENVAG
- a CDS encoding DNA-binding domain-containing protein, AraC-type, producing MPHAPGLLEFRDSPNASGMATFRSLDPMCDGGTSVHAKPVRGVVGRAASASVFDLDRWAPSRRAAPFVEHFWSVQWDLADEEPFTSTVITFPSVHITHEWGSDKARHGFALPNNLVHGVVDRVFETTIGGRGAVVGARFHPGGFTARFDRDASTLTGRVAPVDDGLFGSVVDLHDDVASAALRLDDLIAAHSGGLDETYLALRDLVDRISDDDQLHRVEQVMHLSPWSTRTTQRVFRRYVGVPVKWVLCRYRLQQAALEIETNPGVDFADLAVRLGWYDQAHFINDFRTMLGATPGEYADRHRV
- the gatA_2 gene encoding amidase, Asp-tRNAAsn/Glu-tRNAGln amidotransferase A subunit yields the protein MDTSELVFAGAAEQARLLASGVITAPELLGHYLERIARLDTTLRSYRVVLEAGARREADAAQRRLDAGERAPLLGVPIAIKDDVDIEGETTTYGSAAHGPAKTRDADVVQRLRDAGAVIIGKTTVPELMLWPFTETVTFGATRNPWNVDFAPGGSSGGSGAAVAAGLAPIALGSDGMGSIRIPATWCGLFGLKPQRDRVPIAPHDDAWNGLSVNGPITRTVEDAALFLEATTGESGFVAAASAEPRRLRIALSDKLPPLLTSRVGHAQRAALKESGELLRELGHEVVDRDPDYPASVMIDQALPRYFRGCYDDVQTLPHPERLDARTRSFARVGGMISDRRMAAIRDAEARTADRIQSIFDDVDVVLTPGTARGPSRIGAYQRRGMLSTLLSVASRVPFQALFNVTGQPAAVVPWGFDGAGVPTSVQLVGRPFDEATLLSLAGQIERVRPWAHRRPPVS
- a CDS encoding G:T/U mismatch-specific DNA glycosylase, producing MGDVFGFAADAPYEQRCTGLTAHGIAAWDVLHSCQREGSLDSAVRLESMVPNDFQRFFDEHRGIEVVLFNGAAAERNFTRLVRVASDLRYRRLPSTSPAQTMPFADKLTIWREALSEAAT